Sequence from the Sciurus carolinensis chromosome 1, mSciCar1.2, whole genome shotgun sequence genome:
ACAGTCAGTAAAAGCACCAGTCTCACCTGCCCCTTTGCTGGAAGCTGTGAGGTCAGCAAGGCCCTGAGGCGCCACTGCCCAGCCTGCAGGTTGCAGAAATGTCTAAAAGTTGGCATGAGGAAAGACAGTGAGTTGGTTCCCTACCCTCCCAATCATCCATTGACTTTGTCTTCTGCTTTATCTTTGTTTCCCATTGTACATTTTCCACTAACTGGcagagtaagatttttttttaaaactagtcaGATTATATCACTATTCTTACTGAATACTTTCAGTGGCTCCCCATCTTTCTTAAAGTACAAGATCTCATGATCTGGTTCCTGCACACCATCTTTCAGACTTCATTTTCTAACTCTTTCCCTCTTGTTCAATCCATTCCAGTCACATTGACTTCAGTGGCCTTCTTGAACCCATCAAGCACACACATCCCCAGGACTTTTGCACTCCCATTCCCACCACCTGAAAAGTCCTTCCCTTGGTATTTATAtgacttgcttttttctttttacctcttGAGTACAGTGCCTATCACCTAGTGAATGCTCAGTaagtatttaattaattaatgatttCTCTGTGCCAGGTAACTATGGTATGCTCCCAACAGACGACGTAACTGAGACTCACAGAAGTTAACTTACCCAAGATCAATCAAAATTGTACAGTCAGTATTCAAATTCAAGTCTGTTGTCTACTAAACTCTTGCTTTTTCCATACTATTGCAGTACTTTTCAatataatggaaagaaaattgtttAGAAACCAAAAGATTTTGGTTTGAATTCAGTCTGCATCATTTATGACCCCTGGACCTGTTTCTGGAATCTAAGCCTAtttacatttctgaaaaatatgaataataccTACCCTGTCTACCACAATGTTGTTTCATCTAGTGAAATCTAACCTCAGAACTTTTGAAACTGTAATGCTGtcatggtttagatctggaatgtcccccaaagtctcatgtgttgaagtcttggtccccagtgcacTAATGTTTAGAGGTagggcttttaggaaatgattggttATATCATGAAGGATATaaccttatcagtgaattaatccatttgatggactaataatctgaatggattattgggaggtgataggaactaataatctgaatggattattgggaggTGATAGGAACTGTAGGAGCTGGGACCTAGTTGGAGTAAGTAGGTTACTAGGAACATGCCCTAAAAGGGTTTATCTTCCTCAtacccttcttccctctctctctctctgctttctactGCCATAATGTTCTTTGTCACCTCAGTCCCAAAGCAAGAGAGCCAGCCAACCATAGATTAAAATTGAgtcaaaagaaatctttcctcctctaagtcagGTCAAGTATTTTgttcatagcaatgaaaagctaacataaCTCTAGTTTAATTCAAGAAAGCCTCAGGaactctcctcccttccctaGGTCTTCCTTGTACAGGATGGTTGAGGAGTCCCAGATCAGGGACTGGCTGAAAGATGCTTTCTACTGGTCTAAATAGCTTTGTTATATCTCATCTGGTACAGTGATACTGTCAGCAGAAGCCCTGGCATTACGACGAGCAAAACAGGCACAGCGGCGAGCACAGCAAACTCCTACCCAGCTGAGTCAGGAGCAGAAAAAGTTGGTCCAGACCCTTCTGGGGGCCCATACTCGACATGTTGGCACAATGTTTGACCAGTTTGTGCAGTTCAGGGTGAGCACTTGCAGAATTTGGGCTAAAAAGTAACCAAAAGTGTATCTAAGAGGTGGTTTAAGGGAGAGGGCTGTGTACCATGTACCAACGCAGGATAGATTTTCTCCAGAACTCCAGCCTGGGCAAGTTCCTCCAAAGAATCTTTCCAAGATAAGACTGGTGAGGCCTAAACATAAGTCCTGGGAGCCAGGGACTCTAGCTCACATTCTGATCTCTGTAGCCTCCAGCCTACCTGTTCATTCAACATCAGCCCTTGCCTACCCTGACCCCTGTGCTGCCTCTGCTCACACACATCGCAGACATCAACACTTTCATGATGCAGCAAATTATCAAGTTCACCAAGGATCTGCCCCTTTTCCGGTGAGTGATCTTCCCTCATCTTTCAGGAATCAAGGGCTTCATAAATTGAATATCATCTTAatctcaccccacccccaaaagtCACTGATCAGggggcatggtggttcatgcctgtgatcctagaTACTCAAGAGGCTGACACAGGATTGCCAATTTGATGCCTGCCAcaaccctaggcaacttagtgagaccctgtttcaaaaaaaggGGTTGGGATATTAGCTCAGTGTttcagtacccctgggttcaatcccaaaataaaaaagtcactGAACAAATTACTACACCCCTTAAGCCTTTCCAAACCAGGTCTCAAACCAGATTTGCTTTTAAGTGTGTCAATCAGACTGGGAATTCCTCTCCTTCTGTGAAGTTCAGACTTGTCTGATTGTCCTTGTTTCCTGTTCCCCAGATCCCTGCCCATGGAGGACCAAATCTCCCTTCTCAAGGGAGCAGCTGTGGAGATCTCTCACATCGCACTCAATACCACTTTCTGTCTCCAAACACA
This genomic interval carries:
- the Nr1i3 gene encoding nuclear receptor subfamily 1 group I member 3 isoform X2, with the translated sequence MTATPTPGTMASGEDEPKNCVVCGDRATGYHFHALTCEGCKGFFRRTVSKSTSLTCPFAGSCEVSKALRRHCPACRLQKCLKVGMRKDMILSAEALALRRAKQAQRRAQQTPTQLSQEQKKLVQTLLGAHTRHVGTMFDQFVQFRPPAYLFIQHQPLPTLTPVLPLLTHIADINTFMMQQIIKFTKDLPLFRSLPMEDQISLLKGAAVEISHIALNTTFCLQTQNFLCGPLRYTMEDVAHAGFQEEFLELIFRFHGTLKRLQLQEPEYVLMAAMALFSPDRPGVTQREEIDQLQEEMALTLDSYIKEQEPRPRNR